ttaCCGAACACCACACTCTGCCACTTAACAGGCAAGGCATAATGCCAGCACCAGTACACACCCACAATATGGTAAACAACTATAAAAATTGCGTTCGGCCATTTGATTTCAGTCTGAAAGCcgaaaaacttttcaattttgcGAGATATATTCGAGCCCTGCATATTGGGCTAACTACTTACAAGTACtgatagtatttattatttcttttaacatCTTTATGTGAAAGGTTGTTAAGGGCAAAATGTCAGCTCAATTCAGTTATGCTAATcaggtacatattataaagctgaagagtatgttacatatgtttgtttagacccaaatataaaacaaatggtctggaaaaaatatcgaatactagctgttttcctgcgctttcacccacgtcccgagggGACTACCCACTTATCCTATCAGGGTAAAATATAGcattccaacagtgaaataatttttaaattcagttcagtaatttcagagcattttttgtaaatatttagcaTATTTAGTACCTACGTATAGAAAAAATTTAAAGCCTATTAAAACGGCAACTTACAGTAGTCATTTTTTATTCGCGATTGTTAAGTTCTTAATTTACGAGCGAAACCGCGGGACACAATATAAAGCCCCTGTGATAATTACTTCATTAAAATAAGGGGCCCAAAAACAATGAATTATTGGATAATTAGGTACcttaattttacattaaatttatTCATCATAGAGGTCAGTTTCTGTGGTTCGGAATTCCTTCGTTTATTGACCATTGTAATTTAAGACTTTGTAGGTatgcaagtaggtacctagtattacTAAGATCACATTGAAATCTTGGATACTGCTGTAAGGTTGATGCCCAGAATGAAACAAAGAAcaaacagtataaaatattatcattttatttacaaaatataaaaatcacaaACCGCTGGTCAACCgttcataaaaatatgtctGTAATGGAAAGTTctctatataataaatataatatattatttgaatcatCTGCTATCACTTAGGGTACATTTCTAAACCTCGCGACATACGCTTGCGGCTGCGATCGGCTGTCAATAAAGTGTGGCGCCGTTTCCTAAGTATACGACAGATTGCTGCTGCGTGCCTATTGCGTACCTCAGAAATGCACCTTTACAATATTCAAGGCGTTGGACAATACAAATCGctaagtacatatattacaattattttctgTCTCTATACTAGCGACAAATACTATAATATCACAtatacatgtatttatttatatcatcaGTTTATATGAGGCTCACCGTCGTACATAATTTATCAGCGTCATTGCGACACAATAAGAAGCAGACCAATTCAAGcctagtatttttatttatttgtggcaTTTTATTTCGAGATTATAACATAGAAAATGTACATAATTAACAAGAGGCATACAAGGTCTTATCTatactaaaaatagattttcaaattaaatgtataaaattgaatattcaGTGATTTCTATTGCCagaaatgtttacatttattcaaattgaacACTCTTGGTAACATAACATTCAACTGTCAGGATTGTGTATATTCAGTGGTCAATGTTTGTACGCATTTCCGTCACATGtccaatataattatttacattagaaTGTTTATTACAAGCTATTCTGACTTTTATATCTAAAACTTAAGTAGTTAATCTATATTTTAGCTATGGCACCTACTTGTTTGGAGGACTTTTTCGCAGGAATCCGGCTAAACAAATTGAACTAAAATTTGCTAGGGAATCAATGGTTCCCCAAGGACCGATATAGGTTTTACGCGGTTTCAGGGTTTTCAATAATTTCCTCTCGACGAGGAAAAAGTTGTAAAGGTAAAATTTCAGGGTCGATTGATAACTTTAAAAGTAAGTGCCATCGCTAAATAAATGaccagagtgcttagtgcgagttttcgtgaatttttttacggactcacatgagagcgcgtatactaagattcgtatggaacaaaaacagctccacctaatgtcaaaaattggaacctgtttttgttccatacaaacagtgttgccaacagttgtagaagcttaccaccagagtcaacttttaaaaccaccagaaaaccactaacaaaaatttatcccacacttaaaatcaccaaattcaccactaaaaaaatattgtttatattttattgtaaccttaaacaatttaatcatccaaagatgtaactcggcaacgatagaaaattaaaacagacaaagcattacgtctgtttagcaattcatccgacccgatccgaatccttcacaaattataatcggcgtagtagtttcacaaattgtttagttacgcatttgaccaatgaatgagtacttaatataattatatagtagtcgttcacctttttgttttgtagatgcttttttgacattccgtgagacttcaaatctccatagtaactccttaaagttgtaccacaaaacttacatttcgctacttgacccgcagtactttcaacatttcgccactaaataggggacttaaaccaccagtattagtggaaaatccactaagttggcaacactgcatacaaatcttagtatacgcgctctcatgtgagtccgtaaaaaaattcacgaaaactcgcactaagcactcagtTTGACATAATTGTAGACATAACAATTCACTTGAAGTCCAATAATGGCGACCCGTTGTTATGACTCCTTTAGCGGTGGCTCCGCTCGTCTCACAACCTGCGCAGAAAAAAACCCCCATTTTAGTCAcccatatttactttttatttatttaattgctgTTTAGGTAATTATATACCTCTTAATTTCTCTCTTAATAAAATGTGGAATTTCGGTGTTAAATAATAGGACAGATATggatctaaataaatattaaaaatatgatactCACAAAGGATCTGATCTTATTGGCGATGTCATCCAGCTGCATCCCTACTTCTCTTAGGTTGCCTGTCATTCTGTAAAGTTGAAAACAGGTTTCAATAAGTAAGCTTCATGAGTCTCTTCGACTTTCTTGGACGTTCATCCAAAAGATTTACAAATAAGTAGCCGTGGTAAATGCGTGGTAATAACTATTTATGTATGGGTATAAAAATGGGTACCACATTTAGTACCCCATTTAGTAGGTAATCTGTGGCCGCGGccataatttattatctaaCTAAAAGATCGACATTTTTGAGATGTCAACCTTTTTTCGTTACAatgaaggtatatttttttccatcgCTTGTTAAAGCGATGATATAAGCGATGATGATGGCGTTCTTTGGTTTCAAAGAACGCCGGCAACTCTCACTCGACGGAAGTCATAGCTGTCTATCCACTAACCTGGTATAACCCCAAGCGGCCAGCATGCCAGCAGCGGCCACAGTGACACCCTGTCCCACCGCCACGAGGGTCTGCACCCCGAAGGTGTTGCCGAGCACGGTCAGCAGGTAGCCCAGCAGGAACAGCGCCGCGAACACCGCCGGCGTGCTGAACATGCGGTACAAGTTCTTGCCCTCGTTGTGAGCTGATAGTTGGGTGTATAGGTCTTCGATATCCTGAGGAACAGGTGAACAtgaacatattgatttctgacggGCAGACTAAGGCGTTGGTcgttttgatattttagttacaaCAGCTACCctatattttgttgatttattgacaatccgattcacgcaaagtGAAGATGTTTGGGAATTTTCGCGTTATTTTCGAAATTCGATAGATTATTTGCCTAGAATTTCCTAGGTATGTTGGAAAGGACCTTCAGTCGGGCCAGATGGAGCAGAGTACCattggttgttagactttctgatTACCAATAACGTAGCAGCCGTATATTTTTGCCGACACCCACCAATTGATTGTATTTCAATcatctatttaatatttattgtatctataaataaaataaattaaattcaattatgCTTACATATATGAATAATTGTAtcccttttaattaaaatgtaattattaaaatttgtgcGCTGTTACTTAGAGCAAATCATGAAGGTCATTACAACAtacactatatattttttgttctgtatactcatgttttacaaataaattatatctttatctttactaGAAATCGAATCATCACCCGTCGAAGACAGACGTGTGACTTGGAACACGACCTTAACTTTAGTCCTAGTCTCAATGCTCACCTTTACAAGCTGTTCCTTAAACTTGGCAGCCATATCGTCGCCGCCCATCTTCTTCTTACTCTCGAAGGCATGCAGCGCCTTGTTGAGGCACTTCCGGTGCTCCATGTCTAGCGCGTCCTGCGGCAGGTAGGGCTTCGCCCCGCCGCAGATCTCCTCCATCAGAGTCTCGTATACGTTCCTAGCTTCCGCTGATGCTGAAGTGTTGTTGGCTTCCGCTGTCGCCTGGGAGAGTGGAGAATTTTTATAAAGGCTCAAGCAtcaatttatagtttttttttaaagtgttcATGGGGAACAACgactttatgttttattacgTCATGGTGGCTAGCCTTGGAGACCAATgactgaataaaattaaaaacatcttGAAATAACCTGAATAATAAAGTCTGGAATCCCGGACTTAGCaatcgtggtgattaacgctcaatccttcgaCAGTGAAAAGGCTGAAAATTACGACTATTTTTATGACCCTTCCCGCTTTGGGTTAGCAGCTTGAGGGAGTGTCacacttttactgactaaaacccatcatattccttctgaagccctttatgtacgaAGGcagcggtatctctttcgaacaaccccgcggccccggcaggctttggccccaCTGGGCCATCATAATGCCTTAATAAATTAGTTAACATGTACCTGCAGTATAGTCATGGGATGCGGCAGCTCCTCGCTGTTGAAGACTTCCACATAACTCTTGAAGTAGTTGAGCAAGTCCCGCGCCTTCACCGTCTGTCCGGCGATCTTCTTGGTGACCAGCCTGCTGGGCTGCAGCAGCATCGGCACTAGCTGCTGGAGTGCCTTCTGGAACTCCGGGTCTATGTCTGGAAGAGAAGATTGGTGGATTGTTAGTGTAGTTAATAAGTTTGGAGTTTCTGTGATTGTTAGAAAGTTGTGATTTTCAcgacgaaaataaaaataattggaagATATTCTCGAATTCGCTGCTCCACTAGGGTAAACTTGTTTTTTGGAAGTACAGTTTGATATGATGCTCTCATGCATGATTCTCCTATGAGCTAAGTATAGTCACGGGTGTAGTGTCAACAGAGAAAACAAGACGTAAGAGGTTGCGATTATACTTAAACAAGTATTTCTAAGTCTTTATCTACCTCTGCATTGAATTTTTATTCATCACAAGTTTCACGGAAAATTGATTTAAGATTTGGTACTTCATAGAACTATTCCATACCTGATAGCTTTCCGGTGAAATCAGGATCAGTGGATACCTTCCTCCCAGGGTAAGGCATGAGGAAGCAAGTGACCTCCTCAAAGCAGCGCGCGATGTCCTGACGCACCCTCTGCAACTCCTCGTGCTGAGATTCTTTGACCTGGAAACGATATACTTTTCCTAAGTCCAGATTACAATAACATCTTGAAGGTTCACAAATATTGAGAAAAGGTTTAAGACGCTTGGATCTACATCTaagcatataaataaattgcaagttaaataaaagcttgtgaAAATAATACACGCCACGCTGATATTTGAAAGCACGTCCAATCAACCTTATACATATCATGTTGTGGGACATCCTACACTTATCAGTTCCAGAAAATAGGACCCAGTGGCACTATATATATAACTGTAACCAAACCATGGCCAACCTGGCAGCCATTGATCATATCGGCTAATCTGAAAATAGTTCGGGTATAGGTATATAGTTAATCCTAAATGGTGAACTCACCGTAAGTCTTTTGTTAAGCAGCTGTTGTCCACCCTCAGAGCCGTAAGGATGGTCATACGGGAACGACCAGTCTCTCACGAGGAACTGAAGATGCTGGAATGGTTTCCCACCAATCTCGTCCTTTGCGACGCGGCCGTACTCCATGAATAGctgaaatgtaaaattaaaattgaaataaattactggAATAAGTTTGTTCATTTAGATAAAATGAATTGactgcctgaaagaggacatgagcATAAAGGGAGTGGATGTTATATGACAGCTGACAGAGAAAAGTGGAAGCGGTAAATATATTGCTCCGACCgtaaataacatacaaacagGGCAGAATGACaggatgaagaagaagaactaCATAAAGATACTTAAGAAGAAGATATCATGTCTTTTTTGATTGGCAGATTTAGTAGAAAAACACTACCAGCCACATAGTGAGAGAACATTGTATGAAGTTGTACATATGCTTTATTTCGGGAACGCACAGGCCTGAATTCAAGTCTACCGCCTACTATTTCACCTAATCTTACCTGTAGATGCTGCAAGTCATCCTCTTCAATGTTCTGCGAGAGGTTGTATATCTGTACTGAGGACAGCATGGTGGAGAGCGCGAACACGGTGGCGTTGTCCTTAACAGTCGAGTTGCTGTCGAAGGTGCCTTGAGTGTCCATTAGCAGGATCACCACCTAAAGAAAAAAACCAAACTGGTTAGAGCAGGACTCAGTAGCAGTATGATAGGATTTTACTATTTATaggaaactagcttttgcccgcaacttcgttcgcgtagaatagtgactaccagcagatttttgatttgaccaatagatggcgctatatgtccggaataattttaattataaaaataatattttttttttgtaataaaaactatcctatgtcctttctcaagtttcaaactatgtctgtaccaaatttcacacaaatcggttcagtagtttaggcgtgaagaaaagacagacagacagacagacggacagacagacagacagacagacagagttacttttgcatttataatattagtttggataattataattttagaagtaaGCTACTGCATAACTCTGCATAATATTTGAGCTGTGCCCTCCGTGACCATGTTCTGTCCACCTGATGCaaaacatatggaatgctaacaaagtattgagtattgactTAAaagacgttcgaaaagtgctgattaaTCAgcctaattttaaaattcatcgcGACTGTTCAAAAGGAAGCATCATCAATGTTGTATAATGTGCTTACCTTCTCGCCATCAGGAGTGGTAGCTTTGAAGGGTTGTGACCAAAGGTGGATGCCGGTGGTGTGTCGGTCAGAGCCGCCGCGCCAGGAGAACCCCTTGAGTGATTCAGCGTCTGCGCCCAGCCACTCGCCTCCACCCACTCCATTATTGTACTGGAAAAGAAATgaataatccttactaatattataaatcggaaagtgagtttgtttgtttgtttgtttgtttgttccgctttcacgccgtaactactgaaccgattgctttgaaattttgcagacgtaaagttagaagtccggattaaataatagggtactttttatcccgaaaaaattgatattcccgagggaaaacaaaaatattgtttgatggatggattgtagatggcgctgtgtgtcgtttaaaacaaggtaatatattgcaaacgaatatgaacatataaatttagaagctaaatgatacgataatgaatcctcgaaaatgaggaattcccgagggatgacgtacaatttgttttatcgtcttaactgtttttttttacatctacttatcctgaaataactataattcaacgaattactaattggtataagtattagttaagttatttagttcttgaggtatgcgatagatggcgctgggtgtttttaaaacgtggtagcgatgtgtttttaaaatacgtaagaagtggaatgatagctttttaaaacgtggtgacgttgttttttttaagatacgtaagaagtgcaatgatatctcgcgctttaacctgtagctcattgttcaatcgcgagcttcccgatagctcgatagatggcgttgtgcttttctgtatcgcggtgttaaggttcgccgcgaattaatcttaaggtgttttgaaatcagtggggcccagtagggccagggccagccggggctgcgggttgttcgaaagaggtaccgcggccctggtatataaaaggcctctggcctaggacggaacacgacgattttagtcagtaagagtctgacactccctcaccgctgctaacccacagcgggaggggtgaaccgaattccacgcgggcgaagccgcgggcggaaagctagttaaatataaaCTATTGAATGCATATGTGAGATTACTCTAATATGTATTTAACTGGCGACAGAAACGATTTTTCTTTCTTCAAcgaattaattaacattatcgAAAAGAAGTTGCAATTTCAGAATAGTTAGAAAACATCAGGGTCTTCACGGATGCGATAGAAGTAGCTACAATAGCACTGCTGTCGATACATACTctaaaaacacataattattCTTCATGGCCTTGTTTACTCACAGTCTGATCCAAATATCTCAAGAAGAAGTCAAGCAGGAAGGACTTCCCCTTCCTGTACGCCCCTGCTACTGACACCAGCACCACTGGCCGGTCCTTCAAGTCTTCCCGCAGCAGCAACTCTTGGAGCTCTGACTCGTTAAGCTGGAAGGTGTGGTCTTCATTCGGAGACACCACCTGGATGCCGTGGCCTGATGACAGCTTCGCCATGTTTCCTGGAAGACCAGAAGGAAAATTGAGGTCTTGGTCTTTTAACTGGGTCGGTATAGTAATGTAGTCTGCGGTTATAACAATGCAATATGCCTGACAGAAGAGTATTCTTAACTTGTTATTTCTCGGTCACTACGTAGAAGAAAAGTCAGTCTGGTATTTGTAGCGTAATGCTTCCAGTATTTGTAGAAGGAAGTTATAAATACGAGTATTTAAAGATGTTTCTATTTTAAGAAAGTGCACGAACATAGTCACCTCCCTGGACAAAACTTAGGTAGGATAAAAGACTATCCATTGTTCAAAGTATTATCTTAATGTAGgtagggtagactgggtacagttgtgccaattttcgtttgatcaccaataattttgatatttgactaattagctcgcagaaaaggaacttgtatcgcaatttgtacatttgtgtacgtaaaaacactcatatattgttccttaatacaatgtattactcataagatcaatttaaaaaaaaatgggaaagtgtcacaaccggccacataccaagggcggttgtgacatgcataaacatatatcaaaatggtctataatatcttttattgtagaaatgtttaacataataagcttacaaacatagttttaacaatcaacaaaacaacatttgctctgttcaaacttgtagctgtagaaaggcttgtagcttgagctacacgtacgaaatcccttgtttcacttcttcatcggcatctttttattttttgatatcacaCTGCGCTCTTTCGGTCTTCCGCAAACGTATCCTGgacatctaaaagcaaaaaacaataatatgagatttattatatgtaaagatattcgtcacaaccgtacccaaaaaaattgacacaaccgtacccaacgcatcattttgaaaacaaaaaatcgccatgattttgccaaatactttacgtaaaaagaaatcacttgtaattaaatattaatattcaacttttaaagaaaaaaataacaagataatctatctgtataaaaataacagtaattaggaaacgaaatcgaacaaaaatacttacttttgattgttgaaaagcaatgtgggctcctgcttacgtcaacgtcgtgcgccggctaacgcaatactggggaacgtgtttaggcttgtgagccacgtctttctccctcACAACCTCCCCCGTtttacgtatagtttcgttacaactgcgactgtcactaccgtaccctggcacaaccgtacccagtttaccctacAACGCTCGAAACGCCATCCGTTATCATTGTTGTTTCTTTATCAACAGAgaattcttaattttattacttttctaaCCTTCTGACCTTTACCACAGCctttaaattactattttaccTTATAAGGCTTACTTCCCATTTAGGAATTAAAAACTTGCCAGTCAATTAGTGCTTAACAGTAGAAAATaaaggtaagtacctactctgAGCTTATTTCAGTAATGTTTTTTACAGAATAAACTAATCGCTCCAAATGTTGTATCAAATAGACGAATACCCTGGACCGTTAACTCATTTCAAAAGcgcattatttaattaatgtatgtTAGCTGCCATCGTAACTAAAAGTATAGTGTACGCAAGATATAATTTTCATCGTTATGCAGGTACAACCTACTTACTTTTCTATTACGATGTAATTACTACCTATGTGTTTGTTTGTCCATCTTACGATTTGGTCGAAGTCGAAATTATTTGAAAGAACTCAACGTTAAATCTACGGCATTAACGAACAAAGATAAAACTACGAATtttatttaaggaaaatattgaaaaatggTTTCaatgttaaatagcccatttatatcAGTCTAAATGTTGTTaggtattatataatatttaaagctTGGATTATGTTATAGATAGATGAATGAATgcataaatgtttctttctgaCATTTCCTCAACTAGATTGAGCAAAAAACTAatctaaatacaataataaaataccgatcttttattttttacgacaTTATTAAGAGAACAATgccatttattattatgttattatgttaattaatatagATATTATACTACATATCGACACTTAAATAAAGTGGTCGTCTGTGTTCAATTAAGTAGATTTTTCCTTCCAACCTTTATAGATTgttcgtttattattttccctCTTTCCTAGAAGGGTTGttgtaaaaatatgattttaaattaacacAGGTAATATGGTATTGTTTTATCGTGGTTTTTGACCTAAATAAATTCCCCACTAATGATAATATGTTGAAACTATGCGTTGGACTTCTGTAGCATACTGTGTCCTGTGCATACTGTTATTGTATTAAGTAGATTTGCAATGGCTGCCCAGTGAAGAATTAATTGATACGATAAAAGATGTAAAATATCCAAGAAATGATAAGAaagaattaagtaggtattgagTACAATAAGATATTGAGTACAGTCAGTCTTAGTACTGTTTATACGGTTTCTGGTTATCTCCGATACGTCTGCGTCTTTCATAACCTTTAAGTTGATAGGAGCTACTTAAAAGTAGGGAGTTTAAGAATTGCCAAAAATTACAGTTGGAGAACAATGTTGGTATGAGGTATGTAATAATAAGAGgaaaactaaacaatatttttgtaacgttTCCAATATGCTAATTAATGTCTGTCGCTATAGCCCAACCCGTCTAATTTGGA
The sequence above is a segment of the Helicoverpa armigera isolate CAAS_96S chromosome 20, ASM3070526v1, whole genome shotgun sequence genome. Coding sequences within it:
- the LOC110377372 gene encoding atlastin — encoded protein: MAKLSSGHGIQVVSPNEDHTFQLNESELQELLLREDLKDRPVVLVSVAGAYRKGKSFLLDFFLRYLDQTYNNGVGGGEWLGADAESLKGFSWRGGSDRHTTGIHLWSQPFKATTPDGEKVVILLMDTQGTFDSNSTVKDNATVFALSTMLSSVQIYNLSQNIEEDDLQHLQLFMEYGRVAKDEIGGKPFQHLQFLVRDWSFPYDHPYGSEGGQQLLNKRLTVKESQHEELQRVRQDIARCFEEVTCFLMPYPGRKVSTDPDFTGKLSDIDPEFQKALQQLVPMLLQPSRLVTKKIAGQTVKARDLLNYFKSYVEVFNSEELPHPMTILQATAEANNTSASAEARNVYETLMEEICGGAKPYLPQDALDMEHRKCLNKALHAFESKKKMGGDDMAAKFKEQLVKDIEDLYTQLSAHNEGKNLYRMFSTPAVFAALFLLGYLLTVLGNTFGVQTLVAVGQGVTVAAAGMLAAWGYTRMTGNLREVGMQLDDIANKIRSFVVRRAEPPLKES